CGGCTCTGGTGGCATCCATGCTTCCTAATGTGCATATAATAGAAGCATGCGGATATTTTTTACGAATGGAAGCCACAAAGTCTTTATAAGACTTGACAATAAATGCGGCATCTGGTTTTTGTGTGCCAAAGCGAGCCTTGAATTGTGGATTATTTGGCATATTAACAATCCATGAATCATTCTGAAAAAGATTAATTACAACGATATCAGGAGTGTATTTCGAAAAATTCCATTTGCTGGCAGGGTTTGTCGGATCCAGACGGTTATACATTTCAGGCATGATGAGCGGAAACCAGCTAACCATGATGCCAATGCCACTCTTTGCTATGCAACGGTATTGTGCATGGAAATGTCTGGCTGTAATAGCCGCATATGATGCATAGTTATTTTCAAAACAACCTAAAGAAGAATTGTGTCCATGAGGATCTTCATCTCCATAACCGCATGTGATGGAATTGCCGTAAAACTCAATCTTACGTTTTTCGGGAGCCGGAAGAGTCAATAATTTTGTTTTACCGGCCAGTTTGAATCCGTAAAACAACGTTTTCCCTTTGTCCCATTCGGTACGTTTGAATAATTCTACTGTGTGGTTGCCATCTTTTAATCCTGATGCCAGCACATAACTGTGCTTTATTGTGTCTGTGTGGATTTTAGCAGCTACTTTCCCATCAATAATTACGTTATAATAGTTGGCAGTATCCTGATCCTGCATGATGGCGGAAATTTCGGTTCCTTTGAAACGAATCGAGACAGATGTTCCCGGCCACGAAAGCACAGCCGCATTAGGTTGATATAAAATTCTTCCTTCGTAAGAAATGTGCTGGTTGTTATACGGAACCAGTTTGTTTTGTGCCTGAATCAAGCCGAAGAAAAGGCACAATACAAGAATAAGTGAATGTTTTGTTGTCATATGAAAAGTGCTATTGGTATTGATTGTTAAAAGATTATGAGCATATTTCCGCATTAATGACGAATCAAATTTTAAGGGGCAATTTACTATTTTATTTCCAGAATTGATAGAAATAGCTTGAATGGTTATTGCTTTTTGGAGAATAAGGAGATGTTTCAAAAAATCATCATAATACTTGCAATTTAGAAAGAAAAATCTGATCTTTGGCAAGAAACAATTGACAATGAAAGTCAGAAGTTAAAGAAGTTAGAGGAAGACCAGAAGATAACAACTACAAGGTAGATAGTAGGTCATAGTCAGATTTCTTGGCTCTTGTTTTTTAGACTTGTTGTTGACTTTACACTTTTTGACCGTTGATAGACTTTCGACCTTTGTTAATCCATTAAACAATCATATATCATCACTATGAGGCCTGAATATGAGCATATTTTGCAAATTTTAGCTGCTTTAGCAGCCGGTGCTATTCTTGGGTTGGAAAGAGAATACCATAGTAAACCCGCCGGCTTCAGGACAATGATCCTCATTTCGGTGAGCTCCTGCTTGTTTACGATTCTTTCTGTGTCTTTGTCGGGCAGTGATCATATTGCTGCTAATATTGTGACAGGAATTGGTTTTATAGGTGCTGGAGTAGTATTCAAGGAAGGGGCAACAGTGAGAGGAATTACTTCAGCTGCTGTGATTTGGATGGCTGCCGCTGTTGGAATGTGTATCGGTTTGCAACACTTTATTCTGGCTGCATTTGTAGTGGTTCTGGTTTTGTTGGTGATGATTACTTTGTCCAAACTGGAAGCTATCTTTGATAATCTACATCAGATTAAGATATATGAGATTTATTTTGATGCGTCTGATTATTCAATAGAGGCACTGGAAAAAGAGTTTAATTCAATGCAAATCCATTTTACAAGGAGCAAGATTAGCAAACATGATAATAATCAGGTCTGTGTGGAATATAGTATTGAGATTTCGCCTAAAAAAGGTAAACGTATTGATACTTTTCTAATCACAAATAATCATGTTACAAGATTTGAAGTTTAGTAATCTACAAGTCGCTTTGATGAATCTGTTGCACCTCCTGATATCTGAAGCAATGAATGGTGTGATCATTAACCATGCCTGCAGCTTGCATAAAAGCATAACAAATTGTTGTCCCTACAAACTTAAAACCATGCGTTTTGAGTGACCTGCTCATTTCGTCCGATTCTTTGCTGCTGGCTGGAATATTAACCTGGTTAATCCATGAATTTACTAGGGTCTGATAATTTGTAAACTGCCAAATATATTTATCGAAACTGCCATATTTTTCCTGGATTTGTAAGAAAGACTGAGCATTATCAACTGTCGCCCTAATTTTCATTTGATTTCTGATAATGTTGGCATTCTGCATTAATGATTGTATTTTATCCTCGGTATAGGATGCAATGATGTTTGCATTAAAATGATCGAAAGCTTTTCTGAAGTTCTCACGTTTTTTTAATATGGTTACCCAACTTAATCCAGCTTGAAAAGCATCTAAAACCAGAAACTCGAATAACTTGGTATCATCATGAACCGGAACACCCCATTCCGTATCGTGATATATCTTGTTCCAATCATTTGTATCCGCCCATGGACAACGTGTTTTCACCATCTTGAATCAAAATTTATCTGTTTATGCTGAAGCATTATAGTTATCAAATCTTTTTTCCTACAATGACGTAATCGCGTCCTTTGTGAGTGAGCAGAATTTCCAGTTTGAAATAATGAAAGATTGATTTGAGAAGATCTATATCAAATACATGATGATGCAATGTCCTATTTTCTAAGTTTTTTAATGATCTCGATTTAAATTGATCCTTGTCTCCAGCCGGCAAATCCATTGTTAAATCATGCAATTGGAGTATTTCATTCAAGTGAGTTAGATCATCTTCCTGAATATTGTTTTGAAAATCTTTTATTAAATGATCAAATGAAGTTATTGGACGGTAGTGATCAAAACAATATGCTTTGTTAGGTAGTGCCAAAAGAATTATGCCATTGGGCTTAATTACCCTGATCCATTCCTGAATAGCCTGTAATGGATTAGCAACGTGTTCCAGACAATTGGAAGATATAACAAAATCATACGAAGCATCTTTGATAACACTCAAATCTGCGGCTTCTGAAATATATTGAATTCCATTTTTGTCTGGATAGTAGAAATATGGATTTCCACTTTCAATATTTCCTTCCCAGATGGTTTGTGTCGAAAAATTGCATCCATCAAGTGTTTTGATAAATTTATAAATTGGAATTACTCCTTTATCCTGAAAAATACTGCTGGGACCTCCAATTTCTAATCCGTTTTTATTTTCAAGCAACTCCTTTAATAGGCTAAAATGGCTGATCTTACCTCCTCTTAATTTGGATAATCGTTTTTTCAGTATAAATATCAATCCTTTTTCATGTATAGATTCAATGGTTCTTTTTAATGATTGCATATGGTTTGTTTTGTATGTAGCATAGCCTGCTTTATTTTTCTCCAAAGTTCACTATTTTATCGTCAGCATGCAAATCCCATCTTATTTTCGTTATATCTCAACAAATGACGTAAAGAGAGATTAGTTATCATTGGCAAAAATAAAAAACCACCTACATATTTTGTAAGTGGTTTTTTAGCTCTTCAGGTAGGACTTGAACCTACGACCCCCTGATTAACAGTCAGGTGCTCTAACCGACTGAGCTACTGAAGAAGATAATAGAAAGTGTTTTTGAGAGTTGTCATTTTACGTTGAATCGCTGTTCTAACTTAGCTTTTAGCATGGCATATCGTTCTCAAAAGCGATGCAAAGGTAAGTGTTTCCTTCGAATCATGCAAATGTTTTGGCTAATTTTTTTTGCAAATCAACACCTCAATTTCTAATTTGTTGATTGTAAATTACCAAAGATGAATTTACTCTGCAGAACTTTATGCAATAGGAGTAATAATGCCTTTTTCCGTGATGATATGATGCATTTTGACATCCCATTTCCCTACTGGAACTTCATCTACTATCTGACAATAGAATGCAACAGCTATGGTATGTAAATTGTGTTGTAATAAGAATTTATCGTAGTAACCTTTTCCACGTCCCAGTCTGTTCCCATCGCGATCAAATGCCATTCCAGGAATAACTGCCAAATCGATGTTGCCTTCAAATGGTTGTCCTAACGGTTCTCCTATGTTCAGCACTCCTTGCTGTAAATCATGTACTCCGGTAAATTGTCTGATTTCCAAGGTGTCATCTTTTACAACCGGCAACAACCAAACCTTTTCCGATAAATGATTTTGGACAAACGTATGCGTTTCTACCTCGTCAGGCATTGACCAGTAGCAGAGTATAGTTTTAGCTTTCTGAAACAGTTCATTTTGTTTCAGTATATCAAAAATTTGGGACGAAAACACTTCCCGATCTTTTACGTCGAGCGTTTTTTTTCGTTCCTTAATGAGCAAACGTAGTGCTTTTTTTTGTTCAGTGAGAGAGGTACCACTCATATAACTTTTTGATTCCTTCTTCAATTTGGATAGTATGTTTCCATCCTAACCGATTTAACGTGGACGGATCAGTCAATTTGCGCATAGTACCGTCGGGTTTTTCAGTATTAAAACGTAGAGAACCTTTGAATTCAACCGTTGACTGAATAGTTTCTGCTAATTTCCTAATAGATAGTTCTTCGCCTGTCCCGATGTTGATATGGCAATTACGTATTTCTTGTTGATCCCCTTTCAGGTCATCAAAGTTAATGTTCTCCATAATAAAAACACAGGCATCTGCCATTTCTTCGCTCCATAAGAACTCACGAAGTGGCTTACCGCTGCCCCAAATTTCTACTTCAACCCGACCATCTTTTTGAAATAGCCCAAAGGCATTGAGTTTTTCAGTTATGTCATGTTCAGACGCATTGCCGTCTGTTGTTTGAACCGGTCTCTTGGAGAAATCAGCACGAATAGCATTCCAATCGTTGTTTTCTAAACATTTGCCAAGGTGTATTTTACGAACTAATGCTGGAAGAACGTGGGAAGAATGTAGGTCAAAATTATCATTTGGGCCATATAAATTAGTCGGCATTACCGCAATATAATTGGTCCCATATTGTAGATTATAGCTTTCGCACATTTTTAATCCTGCAATTTTTGCAATGGCATACGGTTCATTGGTGTATTCCAGGGGGCCAGTCAGTAGTTCTTGTTCGCTCATCGGTTGTTTGGCATCACGCGGATAAATACAGGTACTGCCTAAAAATAGTAATTTCTTGACGTCATGCACATATGATTGATGGATGACATTGTTTTGGATGGCAAGATTGTCGTGTATAAATTCGGCGCGATATGTATTGTTGGCAACGATACCACCTACTTTCGCTGCTGCAAGAAATACATATTCAGGCTTTTCGTTAGCAAAAAAATCAGATACAGCTTGTTGATTGCGCAAATCCAGTTCCGAAGAACTTCTTATTATAAAGTTTGTATATCCTTTTAATTGAAGGTTGCGCAAAATAGCCGATCCAACCAATCCTTTGTGGCCAGCTACAAATATTTTAGCATCTTTTGTCATAAGTTTTCAGTGTGTAGTCATGCATTACCACTTGATGCGTGATTGATTGATCTTTTCAACGTAATCGTAGTCAAACCGTACCATTCTCGTTACCAATTCTTTGAAAGATGTTTGCGTTGGATTCCATCCTAATAATTTTTTTGCTTTAGCTGGATTTCCAAGCAGTTGATCGACATCAGTGGGCCTGAAGTATTTAGGATCTACTTCAACCAATACTTTCCCCGTTTTTTTACAAATTCCTTTTTCATCGATTCCCTGATCCTGCCATTCCAGATCAATGCCAAGTTCTGCAAATGCCAAGGTACAAAATTCACGAACGGTATGCATTTCTCCGGTAGCAATGACAAAATCTTCTGGCGTTGAGTGTTGAAGAATCAACCACATACATTCGACGTAATCTTTTGCATATCCCCAATCTCGCAACGAATCAAGGCTCCCTAAATAGAGCTTTTGTTGGTATCCTCTTTTTATACGGGCAGCGGCCAATGTAATTTTACGAGTTACGAATGTCTCTCCACGTCGTTCCGATTCATGATTAAATAAAATACCGTTGACAGCAAACATATTATAAGCTTCACGGTAGTTTTTGGTAATCCAAAAGCCATACATCTTTGCTACTGCGTAAGGAGAACGGGGATAGAACGGAGTAGTTTCCGTTTGAGGCACTTCCTGTACTTTGCCAAAAAGCTCGGAAGTAGATGCCTGATAAATGCGTGTTGTTTTTTCAAGACCACATATGCGTACCGCTTCTAAAAGGCGCAATGTACCGACTCCATCTGTTTCAGCTGTATATTCAGGAACTTCGAATGATACCTTCACGTGCGATTGTGCAGCTAAATTATAGATCTCATCAGGTTTGATTTCCTGCATCAACCGAATAAGATTGGACGAATCAGTCATGTCGCCATAATGCAGTTGAATTTTACGATTCTTGTGCATATCTTCAATCAGGTCATCAATATATAAATGTTCAATCTTTTGTGTGTTAAAGATGGAACTCCGGCGAATAATGCCATGCACCTGATACCCTTTATCTAATAAAAACTCGGCTAAATATGAGCCATCCTGCCCATTAATTCCAGTGATAAGTGCTGTTTTACCCATAGTTTATGCAATAAAAGTAGTAATTTCGGAGATAAATTGGTCAGCTAACCGATTCGCTTCTTCCTGAGAAGGAGCTTCCGTGTAAATACGAATAATGGGTTCTGTATTGGATTTGCGAAGATGAACCCAACTGGTTGGAAAGTCAATTTTGACCCCGTCAATCGTGCTTACATCAAGTGATGTATATTGATTTGCTATGTGTTGCAAGAGTTTGTCCACATCGATTTCAGAGGTCAAATCCATACGTTTCTTAGCCATGAAATAGGCCGGATAAGTTCGACGTAATTCGGTAGGCTTCATTTCGCTTATAGCAAGATGTGATAGGAAAAGTGCAATGCCGACTAATGCATCGCGACCATAATGACATTCCGGATAAATAACGCCACCATTTCCTTCTCCTCCTATAATAGCTTGGGTTGCTTTCATTTTTTCAACCACATTGACTTCTCCCACTGCTGAAGCAGTATATTGTCCTCCATGTTTCATGGTGATATCTCTCAAGGCACGGGTAGAACTCTTGTTTGATACCGTGTTCCCTGTGGTATGTGCTAAAACATAATCGGCGACCGAAACCAACGTGTATTCTTCTCCAAACATTGACCCATCTTCACATATGATGGCTAAGCGGTCAACATCCGGGTCGACAACAAATCCCACATCAACGTTGCCTTGTTTTAGTAATCCGGAGATTTCGGTTAAATGATCGGGAAGGGGTTCCGGGTTGTGTGCAAAATTGCCATTAGGTGTACAGTTCAGCATTTCTATTGTGTTTACACCTAAAGCTTTCAATAATTCAGGAATAGCAATTCCTCCAACCGAATTGACACAATCAATAGCCACCGTGAAGTTTGAGCGATAAATAGCTTCTATATTGACCAATGGTAAAGACAATACTTTTTCAATATGCTTTTGTGTGAAACTGCTATCATACGTTAGCTTTCCTAATTCGTCAACCGGGGCAAACCGGTAACTTCCGGATTCGGCGATTTGTAATACCTCTTCGCCTTCCAGTGCATTAAGAAATTCGCCTTGTCCGTTGAGTAATTTCAATGCGTTCCATTGCTTGGGATTATGACTGGCTGTTAAGATAATGCCTCCTGCAGCGCGCTCCAATTGTACGGCTACTTCAGTTGTAGGTGTCGTAGCCAAACCGATATCGATTACGTCACAGCCCATTCCTAAAAGCGTACCAATTACGACATGATTTACCATTTCACCGGAAATACGTGCATCACGTCCTACAATAATAGTGGTTTTTTTTTCGTTCTTTTGCTTGATCCAGAATGCATAGGCTGCAGTAAACCGGGTTAAATCCAGCGGATTCAAGCCTTCTCCAATTTGGCCACCAATTGTGCCCCGAATACCTGAAATTGATTTGATAAGCGTCATAATTCCGTTTGTCTCTAAAAAATACGATTATCATCGTTTATATGTAAACAGATTATAATCATTGTGTTATTATTTTAAAACCTTATTTAGTTTTGACCCGGTATCTTCAGAATACTGATTACGTGAATGTAAGGAATAATACTGGTTTGTTCTGCGGAAAAGCCTATTCCTCCAGGAACAATGAGCGTTGCTTGCGCTCCACTATATTTCATATAAGAAATGGCTTCTTGCCATGCAGGAGGTTCAGAACCACTGACCCGGTATATCATCATATAAGGATAGGGTGAGTCAAGTGTTGTCCATGAGTTTTCCACAGTATCCGGCGGTGTTGTGATAGAAATTTTCAGATAACGCACCGAAACTTCATCCCCTGCTCGAATAGAGTCGGTAGTTGTATCACCA
The sequence above is drawn from the Microbacter margulisiae genome and encodes:
- a CDS encoding SGNH/GDSL hydrolase family protein, with protein sequence MTTKHSLILVLCLFFGLIQAQNKLVPYNNQHISYEGRILYQPNAAVLSWPGTSVSIRFKGTEISAIMQDQDTANYYNVIIDGKVAAKIHTDTIKHSYVLASGLKDGNHTVELFKRTEWDKGKTLFYGFKLAGKTKLLTLPAPEKRKIEFYGNSITCGYGDEDPHGHNSSLGCFENNYASYAAITARHFHAQYRCIAKSGIGIMVSWFPLIMPEMYNRLDPTNPASKWNFSKYTPDIVVINLFQNDSWIVNMPNNPQFKARFGTQKPDAAFIVKSYKDFVASIRKKYPHASIICTLGSMDATRAGSPWPEYVKQAVKELNDSKIYTHFFPYKNTDGHPSVAEQNEMATSLIQFINKQIQW
- a CDS encoding MgtC/SapB family protein → MRPEYEHILQILAALAAGAILGLEREYHSKPAGFRTMILISVSSCLFTILSVSLSGSDHIAANIVTGIGFIGAGVVFKEGATVRGITSAAVIWMAAAVGMCIGLQHFILAAFVVVLVLLVMITLSKLEAIFDNLHQIKIYEIYFDASDYSIEALEKEFNSMQIHFTRSKISKHDNNQVCVEYSIEISPKKGKRIDTFLITNNHVTRFEV
- a CDS encoding DNA-3-methyladenine glycosylase I, producing MVKTRCPWADTNDWNKIYHDTEWGVPVHDDTKLFEFLVLDAFQAGLSWVTILKKRENFRKAFDHFNANIIASYTEDKIQSLMQNANIIRNQMKIRATVDNAQSFLQIQEKYGSFDKYIWQFTNYQTLVNSWINQVNIPASSKESDEMSRSLKTHGFKFVGTTICYAFMQAAGMVNDHTIHCFRYQEVQQIHQSDL
- a CDS encoding class I SAM-dependent methyltransferase, whose translation is MQSLKRTIESIHEKGLIFILKKRLSKLRGGKISHFSLLKELLENKNGLEIGGPSSIFQDKGVIPIYKFIKTLDGCNFSTQTIWEGNIESGNPYFYYPDKNGIQYISEAADLSVIKDASYDFVISSNCLEHVANPLQAIQEWIRVIKPNGIILLALPNKAYCFDHYRPITSFDHLIKDFQNNIQEDDLTHLNEILQLHDLTMDLPAGDKDQFKSRSLKNLENRTLHHHVFDIDLLKSIFHYFKLEILLTHKGRDYVIVGKKI
- a CDS encoding 5-formyltetrahydrofolate cyclo-ligase, whose amino-acid sequence is MSGTSLTEQKKALRLLIKERKKTLDVKDREVFSSQIFDILKQNELFQKAKTILCYWSMPDEVETHTFVQNHLSEKVWLLPVVKDDTLEIRQFTGVHDLQQGVLNIGEPLGQPFEGNIDLAVIPGMAFDRDGNRLGRGKGYYDKFLLQHNLHTIAVAFYCQIVDEVPVGKWDVKMHHIITEKGIITPIA
- a CDS encoding GDP-L-fucose synthase family protein, with translation MTKDAKIFVAGHKGLVGSAILRNLQLKGYTNFIIRSSSELDLRNQQAVSDFFANEKPEYVFLAAAKVGGIVANNTYRAEFIHDNLAIQNNVIHQSYVHDVKKLLFLGSTCIYPRDAKQPMSEQELLTGPLEYTNEPYAIAKIAGLKMCESYNLQYGTNYIAVMPTNLYGPNDNFDLHSSHVLPALVRKIHLGKCLENNDWNAIRADFSKRPVQTTDGNASEHDITEKLNAFGLFQKDGRVEVEIWGSGKPLREFLWSEEMADACVFIMENINFDDLKGDQQEIRNCHINIGTGEELSIRKLAETIQSTVEFKGSLRFNTEKPDGTMRKLTDPSTLNRLGWKHTIQIEEGIKKLYEWYLSH
- the gmd gene encoding GDP-mannose 4,6-dehydratase yields the protein MGKTALITGINGQDGSYLAEFLLDKGYQVHGIIRRSSIFNTQKIEHLYIDDLIEDMHKNRKIQLHYGDMTDSSNLIRLMQEIKPDEIYNLAAQSHVKVSFEVPEYTAETDGVGTLRLLEAVRICGLEKTTRIYQASTSELFGKVQEVPQTETTPFYPRSPYAVAKMYGFWITKNYREAYNMFAVNGILFNHESERRGETFVTRKITLAAARIKRGYQQKLYLGSLDSLRDWGYAKDYVECMWLILQHSTPEDFVIATGEMHTVREFCTLAFAELGIDLEWQDQGIDEKGICKKTGKVLVEVDPKYFRPTDVDQLLGNPAKAKKLLGWNPTQTSFKELVTRMVRFDYDYVEKINQSRIKW
- the glmM gene encoding phosphoglucosamine mutase → MTLIKSISGIRGTIGGQIGEGLNPLDLTRFTAAYAFWIKQKNEKKTTIIVGRDARISGEMVNHVVIGTLLGMGCDVIDIGLATTPTTEVAVQLERAAGGIILTASHNPKQWNALKLLNGQGEFLNALEGEEVLQIAESGSYRFAPVDELGKLTYDSSFTQKHIEKVLSLPLVNIEAIYRSNFTVAIDCVNSVGGIAIPELLKALGVNTIEMLNCTPNGNFAHNPEPLPDHLTEISGLLKQGNVDVGFVVDPDVDRLAIICEDGSMFGEEYTLVSVADYVLAHTTGNTVSNKSSTRALRDITMKHGGQYTASAVGEVNVVEKMKATQAIIGGEGNGGVIYPECHYGRDALVGIALFLSHLAISEMKPTELRRTYPAYFMAKKRMDLTSEIDVDKLLQHIANQYTSLDVSTIDGVKIDFPTSWVHLRKSNTEPIIRIYTEAPSQEEANRLADQFISEITTFIA
- a CDS encoding DUF4827 family protein codes for the protein MKRIPVFILSSFSFLLLLTSCTSSGTYANLLKAQDVTIKNYVKQNGIQTVGTLPAFDKWTSSKEYYVSSTGLYYHLNVCGDTTTDSIRAGDEVSVRYLKISITTPPDTVENSWTTLDSPYPYMMIYRVSGSEPPAWQEAISYMKYSGAQATLIVPGGIGFSAEQTSIIPYIHVISILKIPGQN